One Actinoplanes missouriensis 431 DNA segment encodes these proteins:
- a CDS encoding antitoxin — protein sequence MGFMDKAKDFADDHDKQVDQGIEKAGDQVDERTGQKYSGQVDKGVDAAQQRTGAGDTQQ from the coding sequence ATGGGTTTCATGGACAAGGCGAAGGATTTCGCGGACGACCACGACAAGCAGGTCGACCAGGGCATCGAGAAGGCCGGTGACCAGGTCGACGAGCGTACCGGCCAGAAGTACTCAGGGCAGGTCGACAAGGGTGTGGACGCGGCACAGCAGCGCACCGGAGCCGGCGACACCCAGCAGTGA
- a CDS encoding AfsR/SARP family transcriptional regulator has product MLRFEILGPIRAFRDGEPVDLGPIKQQAVLAILLLNAGAPVAMPEIVRALWGGDPPENGVDVVQRFIGGLRRALDPARTSLIAMEGGGYVIRPGENAVDAEVFRAALAEVRQAQGTGDVAATSERTRQALALWRDEPLAGLTGPVFAAARARLAEDHARLTAEPVHPTTPTHPTTPTHPTTPTHPTTEPARPAAEPAAVPAQPARATAASGRAASPLADPDYPEAVDPWAGHELFPPGPMTIL; this is encoded by the coding sequence ATGCTGCGTTTCGAGATCCTCGGGCCGATCCGTGCGTTCCGCGACGGTGAGCCGGTCGACCTCGGCCCGATCAAGCAGCAGGCGGTCCTCGCGATCCTGCTGCTGAACGCCGGCGCCCCGGTCGCGATGCCGGAGATCGTCCGCGCGCTGTGGGGCGGCGACCCGCCGGAGAACGGCGTCGACGTGGTGCAGCGGTTCATCGGCGGCCTGCGCCGGGCCCTCGATCCGGCGCGGACGTCGCTGATCGCGATGGAGGGCGGCGGCTACGTGATCCGCCCGGGTGAGAACGCGGTCGACGCCGAGGTCTTCCGTGCGGCGCTGGCCGAGGTGCGGCAGGCGCAGGGAACCGGGGACGTGGCCGCGACGAGCGAGCGGACGAGGCAGGCGCTGGCCCTGTGGCGCGACGAGCCCCTGGCCGGGCTGACCGGCCCGGTCTTCGCCGCAGCCCGAGCCAGGCTGGCCGAGGACCACGCCCGCCTGACCGCCGAGCCCGTCCACCCGACCACGCCCACCCACCCGACCACGCCCACCCACCCGACCACGCCCACCCACCCGACCACCGAACCCGCCCGACCCGCCGCCGAGCCCGCCGCGGTTCCCGCGCAGCCGGCCCGGGCGACGGCGGCTTCCGGTCGCGCGGCGTCGCCGCTTGCGGATCCGGACTATCCCGAAGCCGTCGACCCGTGGGCCGGGCACGAGCTCTTCCCGCCCGGCCCGATGACGATCCTCTAG
- a CDS encoding GNAT family N-acetyltransferase: MNVSGELVMLRAMGPEDAEALWRWNHDPDVMRWMDEGYPQSLASVQRWMTEDRPRNDFGDVLFGVETLDEGNLIGMVRLHGAEPELGGAELDVYLGEKNYWGKGYGTDAVRTACRFGFDKMRLHRIQLTVAAENESARHIYRKVGFVEEGRLRHTFRSGGQWGDKFVMGLLEGELS, translated from the coding sequence ATGAACGTATCGGGTGAACTGGTGATGTTGCGGGCGATGGGCCCGGAGGACGCGGAAGCGCTGTGGCGGTGGAACCACGATCCGGACGTCATGCGCTGGATGGACGAGGGCTATCCGCAGTCGCTCGCCAGCGTGCAGCGGTGGATGACCGAGGACCGGCCGCGCAACGACTTCGGCGACGTGCTCTTCGGCGTCGAGACGCTAGACGAGGGGAACCTGATCGGCATGGTCCGGCTGCACGGTGCCGAGCCGGAGCTGGGCGGTGCCGAGCTGGACGTCTATCTCGGCGAGAAGAATTACTGGGGGAAGGGCTACGGCACGGACGCGGTACGGACGGCGTGCCGGTTCGGGTTCGACAAGATGCGCCTGCACCGGATCCAGCTGACCGTGGCCGCGGAGAACGAGTCGGCCCGGCACATCTACCGCAAGGTCGGCTTCGTCGAGGAGGGGCGTCTGCGGCACACGTTCCGCAGCGGCGGCCAGTGGGGCGACAAGTTCGTGATGGGGCTGCTGGAGGGGGAGCTGAGCTAG
- a CDS encoding lipase family protein, which yields MPARSRILAALVSATTAAALAPLPAASAHAAPHSAALTANAINAANAANAANGDPVVSRGVTIPAFYTPPTTLPAANGALVRTEPLPLALSLPGITGTLPGRATRIMYKSTDSTGGPVAVTGAYLEPAAAWKGPGARPLVVLAPGTMGQGDQCSTSLALQRGLILGLEKDQFTVSIGYEILAMYRLLAKGIAVVQTDYPGLGTTDRLHTYVNRVDSGHAVLDAARAATALPGTSITAKSAVGFYGYSQGGGAVASAAELLASYAPEIPLKATYAGAPPADLAEVTEAIDGSELMGALGWSVNGFVQSQPALRDLLDAYLNDAGRAALKNLSTMCVGDAIFGYAGKRTTGWTTTGQPVSQIIDAEPELRGYLEAQRIGERKPAGVVRVATGVNDNLVPHGQARTMAADWCGRGGKVVYAPVSLPRTVSPLINHFGPLLTDQGPAIDWLGLRLAGLPAPSTCAILPLQP from the coding sequence ATGCCCGCACGTTCCCGCATCCTCGCCGCGCTGGTCAGCGCCACAACCGCCGCCGCACTAGCCCCTCTCCCCGCCGCATCCGCCCACGCCGCGCCGCACAGCGCCGCGCTCACCGCCAACGCCATCAACGCCGCCAACGCCGCCAACGCCGCCAACGGCGACCCTGTCGTCTCGCGCGGCGTCACGATTCCCGCCTTCTACACCCCGCCCACCACGCTCCCGGCAGCCAACGGCGCGCTGGTCCGCACCGAACCGCTCCCCCTGGCGCTGTCCCTGCCCGGCATCACCGGCACACTGCCCGGCCGCGCCACCCGGATCATGTACAAGTCCACCGACTCCACCGGCGGCCCGGTAGCCGTCACCGGCGCCTACCTCGAACCGGCCGCCGCCTGGAAGGGCCCCGGCGCCCGGCCGCTGGTCGTCCTCGCGCCCGGCACGATGGGTCAGGGCGACCAGTGCTCCACCTCGCTCGCCCTGCAGCGCGGCCTGATCCTCGGGCTGGAGAAGGATCAGTTCACGGTCTCGATCGGCTACGAGATCCTCGCCATGTACCGCCTTCTCGCCAAGGGCATCGCCGTCGTGCAGACCGACTACCCCGGGCTGGGTACGACCGACCGGCTGCACACGTACGTGAACCGGGTCGACTCCGGCCACGCCGTGCTGGACGCCGCCCGGGCCGCCACCGCGCTGCCCGGCACCTCGATCACCGCGAAGTCCGCGGTCGGCTTCTACGGGTACAGCCAGGGTGGCGGCGCCGTCGCGTCGGCGGCCGAGCTGCTCGCCTCGTACGCGCCGGAGATCCCGCTGAAGGCGACCTACGCGGGCGCCCCGCCGGCCGACCTGGCCGAGGTCACCGAGGCGATCGACGGCAGTGAGCTGATGGGCGCGCTGGGCTGGTCGGTCAACGGGTTCGTCCAGTCCCAGCCGGCCCTGCGGGACCTGCTCGACGCCTATCTCAACGACGCCGGCCGGGCCGCTCTCAAGAACCTTTCCACCATGTGCGTCGGGGATGCGATCTTCGGGTACGCCGGCAAGCGCACCACCGGATGGACGACGACCGGTCAGCCCGTCTCCCAGATCATCGATGCCGAGCCGGAGTTGCGGGGGTACCTGGAGGCGCAGCGGATCGGCGAGCGCAAACCGGCGGGTGTGGTGCGCGTGGCGACGGGCGTCAACGACAACCTGGTGCCGCACGGCCAGGCCCGCACCATGGCAGCCGACTGGTGCGGCCGCGGCGGCAAGGTCGTCTACGCCCCGGTCAGCCTGCCGAGGACCGTCAGCCCGCTGATCAACCACTTCGGGCCGCTGCTCACCGACCAGGGTCCGGCGATCGACTGGCTGGGGCTGCGGCTGGCGGGCCTGCCGGCCCCGTCGACCTGCGCGATCCTGCCCCTGCAGCCGTAA
- a CDS encoding DUF4097 family beta strand repeat-containing protein produces MHTFDTTAPIAAVLDIPAGHIRFVAADRVGTTVEIAPADPGKSRDVKAAEETTIRYDDGVLRVENTAARDRILGGAGYIELIVQLPAGSRLTVKAADARFETEGRLADVTVEAAQATVGIAEAGSARVTVAAGDVTVGRLTGSAEISASKGDIRITEATGGTVVLSTQAGAITVGAARGVSAALDAGTSYGRITNSLRNDGTTELAIKATTAYGDIVARSL; encoded by the coding sequence ATGCACACGTTCGACACCACCGCCCCGATCGCCGCCGTCCTCGACATCCCGGCCGGGCACATCCGGTTCGTCGCCGCCGACCGCGTCGGCACCACCGTGGAGATCGCCCCGGCGGATCCCGGCAAGAGCCGCGACGTCAAGGCCGCCGAGGAGACCACCATCCGGTACGACGACGGCGTCCTGCGCGTCGAGAACACCGCCGCCCGTGACCGGATCCTCGGCGGCGCCGGATACATCGAGCTCATCGTCCAGCTGCCGGCCGGCTCGCGGCTCACGGTGAAGGCGGCGGACGCCCGGTTCGAGACCGAGGGACGGCTCGCCGACGTCACCGTCGAGGCCGCGCAGGCCACGGTCGGCATCGCCGAGGCGGGCAGCGCCCGCGTCACGGTCGCCGCCGGTGATGTCACGGTCGGCCGGCTCACCGGGTCGGCGGAGATCAGCGCCAGCAAGGGCGACATCCGGATCACCGAGGCGACCGGCGGCACGGTCGTGCTGTCCACCCAGGCCGGAGCGATCACGGTCGGCGCCGCCCGGGGCGTCTCCGCCGCGCTCGACGCCGGCACCTCCTACGGCCGGATCACCAACAGCCTCCGCAACGACGGCACCACCGAACTCGCCATCAAGGCCACCACCGCGTACGGCGACATCGTCGCCCGCAGCCTCTGA
- a CDS encoding daunorubicin resistance protein DrrA family ABC transporter ATP-binding protein: MTNLAIAASELRKSYGDKVVLDGIDLAVPEGTIFSLLGPNGAGKTTAVKILSTLISPDGGEISVGGHDLSTGGQAVRAAIGVTGQFSAVDGLITGEENMLLMADLHHLSKQEGRRIAAELLARFDLADAAGKPASTYSGGMKRRLDIAMTLVGSPRIIFLDEPTTGLDPRSRHNMWQIIRQLVTDGVTVFLTTQYLEEADELADRIAVLNHGKIVAEGTAEQLKRLVPGGHVQLRFTDPEGYRHAGAALPDAHRDDEALALQVASDGSQRQLRAVLDRLDAAGIEADELTVHTPDLDDVFFALTSKPAGQSAGQPADQSVEVVR; encoded by the coding sequence ATGACGAACCTGGCCATCGCAGCGAGCGAGCTGCGCAAGTCATACGGGGACAAGGTCGTGCTGGACGGCATCGATCTGGCCGTACCGGAAGGAACGATCTTTTCTCTTCTCGGCCCGAACGGGGCCGGCAAGACCACCGCCGTGAAGATCCTCTCCACGCTGATCTCGCCCGACGGCGGTGAGATCAGCGTGGGCGGGCACGACCTGTCCACCGGCGGGCAGGCGGTCCGCGCCGCGATCGGGGTGACCGGGCAGTTCTCCGCCGTCGACGGTCTGATCACCGGCGAGGAGAACATGCTGCTCATGGCGGACCTGCACCATCTCTCCAAGCAGGAGGGCCGGCGCATCGCCGCCGAACTGCTGGCGCGTTTCGACCTGGCCGACGCGGCGGGCAAGCCGGCGTCCACCTACTCCGGGGGCATGAAACGGCGTCTCGACATCGCGATGACGCTGGTCGGGAGCCCGCGCATCATCTTCCTGGACGAGCCGACCACCGGCCTGGACCCGCGCAGCCGGCACAACATGTGGCAGATCATCCGGCAGCTGGTCACGGACGGCGTCACGGTCTTCCTGACCACCCAGTACCTGGAGGAGGCCGACGAGCTCGCCGACCGGATCGCCGTGCTCAACCACGGCAAGATCGTCGCGGAGGGCACCGCCGAGCAGCTGAAACGGCTCGTTCCCGGCGGTCACGTGCAGCTGCGGTTCACCGACCCGGAAGGCTATCGCCACGCCGGCGCGGCACTGCCCGACGCGCACCGGGACGACGAGGCGCTGGCGCTGCAGGTCGCCAGCGACGGCAGCCAGCGTCAGCTGCGGGCCGTCCTGGACCGGCTGGACGCGGCCGGCATCGAGGCCGACGAGCTGACCGTGCACACCCCCGACCTCGACGACGTGTTCTTCGCCCTGACCAGCAAGCCCGCCGGCCAGTCCGCCGGCCAGCCCGCCGACCAGTCCGTGGAGGTTGTCCGATGA
- a CDS encoding ThuA domain-containing protein → MRALILRGGWEGHEPVACTELFRDFLTGNGFTVRVAESLDVYTDPAALAGAGLIVQCWTGARFTPEQANGLVRHIRSGAGFAGWHGGIIATGYESEHYQFMVGGRFVGHPGGFVDYTVDIAGEHPVTAGLESFRVHTEQYFCHVDPTLEVLATTTFTGDHGAPETAGAVMPVAWTRRFGAGRVFVCTLGHGPDDLRVPQTRTMIERGLLWAAG, encoded by the coding sequence ATGAGGGCGCTTATCCTCCGCGGTGGCTGGGAGGGGCACGAGCCGGTCGCGTGCACCGAGCTGTTCCGCGACTTCCTCACCGGCAACGGGTTCACCGTGCGGGTCGCGGAGAGCCTCGACGTCTACACCGATCCGGCCGCGCTCGCCGGCGCCGGGCTGATCGTCCAGTGCTGGACCGGCGCCCGTTTCACCCCCGAGCAGGCGAACGGTCTGGTCCGGCACATCCGGTCCGGCGCCGGCTTCGCCGGCTGGCACGGTGGGATCATCGCGACCGGGTACGAGTCGGAGCACTACCAGTTCATGGTGGGCGGCCGGTTCGTCGGCCATCCCGGCGGTTTCGTGGACTACACGGTGGACATCGCCGGTGAGCATCCGGTCACGGCCGGTCTGGAGAGCTTCCGGGTGCACACCGAGCAGTACTTCTGCCACGTCGACCCGACCCTGGAGGTGCTCGCCACCACCACGTTCACCGGCGATCACGGCGCGCCGGAGACGGCCGGGGCGGTGATGCCGGTGGCGTGGACCCGGCGGTTCGGGGCCGGACGGGTCTTCGTGTGCACGCTCGGGCACGGTCCGGACGATCTCCGAGTCCCGCAGACGCGCACGATGATCGAACGAGGCCTGCTCTGGGCGGCCGGTTAG
- a CDS encoding nuclear transport factor 2 family protein, with translation MNEIREVIERKAALLSTGDAEAVLSHYADTIVEYNLAPPLRQPGDARDPAALKAWIATFREPPRREVTQLEITVDGDVAFATSIDCLSATPLGAEQGFTMWFRVTLGLRRVGGRWVVVHEHESVPFEMDGSFQAAVGLQP, from the coding sequence ATGAACGAGATCCGGGAAGTCATCGAACGCAAAGCCGCCCTGCTGTCGACGGGCGACGCGGAAGCCGTCCTGTCGCACTATGCCGACACGATCGTCGAATACAACCTCGCCCCGCCGCTGCGGCAGCCCGGCGACGCCCGCGATCCGGCGGCGCTGAAGGCGTGGATCGCGACGTTCCGGGAGCCGCCGCGCCGGGAGGTGACCCAGCTGGAGATCACCGTGGACGGGGATGTGGCGTTCGCGACCAGCATCGACTGCCTGTCGGCGACTCCCCTGGGTGCGGAGCAGGGGTTCACGATGTGGTTCCGGGTGACGCTGGGGTTGCGGCGGGTCGGGGGGCGCTGGGTAGTGGTGCATGAGCACGAGTCGGTGCCGTTCGAGATGGACGGGTCGTTTCAGGCGGCGGTCGGCTTGCAGCCGTGA
- a CDS encoding YciI family protein → MKYLILIQSNPQSLAVWETLTEQQRTDFGLGHLRLTEEMRETGVLVASEGLGDPALATQVSVRDGETITSDGPFAEVKEHLAGFYLIDVADLGEAVAWAAKTPDAAYTRVEVRPVLDMSGWEF, encoded by the coding sequence ATGAAATACCTGATCCTGATCCAGTCCAACCCACAGTCCCTGGCGGTCTGGGAGACGCTGACCGAGCAGCAGCGCACCGACTTCGGCCTCGGCCACCTGCGGCTCACCGAGGAGATGCGCGAGACCGGCGTGCTGGTGGCGAGCGAGGGCCTCGGCGATCCGGCGCTGGCGACCCAGGTCTCCGTCCGGGACGGTGAGACGATCACCTCGGACGGGCCGTTCGCCGAGGTCAAGGAGCATCTGGCCGGGTTCTACCTGATCGACGTCGCGGATCTCGGCGAGGCGGTGGCCTGGGCCGCGAAGACGCCGGACGCCGCCTACACGCGGGTCGAGGTGCGGCCGGTTCTGGACATGAGCGGATGGGAGTTCTGA
- a CDS encoding DUF6493 family protein, with translation MALTWTELDELARRQAHATIAGRLVAMSEAERLASAGDVEAGIKRIRTDDWWDGGLSAAPGYALAVIGCMPSPARAAEVLGRQRMRDIWGDIAVPRFLAVAEARGLTWLPELGARLAGKLPAKEVWAGQWEFVAALLGGSPGLAPRSEGFVRGWLEQVGDSADRFRSSPYTDRLLPAVFEIDSLGGALTSAFPDAVVRLTVDGRVDRAQIVAATVDRLVRGDRPAWLRPFVALHEALGLSDGELAANTGSYARLLAEAPPVIAGLAQRALRAVDEAGRLEVETLLEVSAAVLVRPEKNLVEAQLTWLEKVARREPGRCGEILETVAVAFGHPTLDVQERALTLIGRRRKGVDAGTIARLAESATGLGGDLAGRAATMFGVSAAPAAAAPPGLLAPPAPVAVMPPPIVDGAELAAEVVALIEEETAVGWERVLAGLVAVPAGRRCGRSWSGTPMS, from the coding sequence ATGGCTCTCACCTGGACGGAACTCGACGAGTTGGCTCGGCGGCAGGCGCACGCGACGATCGCCGGTCGCCTCGTCGCGATGAGCGAGGCCGAGCGACTGGCCTCGGCGGGCGATGTCGAGGCGGGCATCAAGCGGATCCGCACCGACGACTGGTGGGACGGCGGGTTGTCGGCGGCGCCGGGCTACGCGCTCGCCGTGATCGGCTGCATGCCGTCACCGGCGCGGGCGGCGGAGGTGCTCGGCAGGCAGCGGATGCGCGACATCTGGGGTGACATCGCGGTGCCGCGGTTCCTGGCCGTCGCCGAGGCGCGCGGGCTCACCTGGCTGCCGGAGCTCGGTGCGCGGCTCGCGGGGAAACTGCCGGCCAAGGAGGTGTGGGCGGGGCAGTGGGAGTTCGTCGCCGCGCTGCTCGGCGGCTCGCCGGGGCTGGCCCCGCGGTCGGAGGGGTTCGTCCGTGGCTGGCTCGAGCAGGTGGGCGACTCCGCCGATCGGTTCCGGTCAAGCCCGTACACCGATCGGCTGCTTCCGGCGGTGTTCGAGATCGACAGCCTGGGCGGGGCGTTGACCAGCGCGTTTCCGGACGCGGTCGTGCGGCTGACGGTCGACGGCCGGGTCGACCGGGCGCAGATCGTTGCGGCCACGGTGGACCGTCTCGTCCGTGGTGACCGTCCGGCCTGGTTGCGGCCGTTCGTCGCGCTGCACGAGGCGCTCGGGCTGAGCGACGGCGAGCTGGCCGCGAACACCGGGAGCTATGCCCGGCTGCTGGCCGAGGCGCCGCCGGTGATCGCCGGGCTGGCCCAGCGTGCCCTCCGTGCGGTCGACGAGGCCGGGCGGCTGGAGGTGGAGACGCTGCTCGAGGTGAGCGCGGCGGTGCTGGTGCGGCCCGAGAAGAACCTGGTGGAGGCACAGCTCACCTGGCTGGAGAAGGTGGCTCGCCGGGAGCCCGGCCGCTGCGGGGAGATCCTGGAGACGGTCGCGGTGGCGTTCGGGCATCCCACGCTCGATGTGCAGGAGCGGGCGCTGACCCTGATCGGTCGCCGGCGTAAGGGCGTCGACGCGGGGACGATCGCCCGGCTGGCGGAGTCGGCTACCGGCCTCGGTGGGGATCTGGCGGGCCGGGCGGCGACGATGTTCGGGGTGAGCGCCGCGCCGGCCGCCGCCGCGCCGCCGGGACTGCTCGCACCTCCCGCGCCGGTCGCGGTGATGCCGCCGCCGATCGTTGACGGGGCCGAGCTGGCGGCGGAGGTCGTCGCGCTGATCGAGGAGGAGACCGCGGTCGGCTGGGAGCGGGTCCTCGCCGGGCTGGTGGCGGTGCCCGCGGGGAGGCGCTGCGGGCGGTCCTGGAGCGGTACTCCTATGAGCTGA
- a CDS encoding RNA polymerase sigma factor, translating to MGVLTGLPDLLRELTPQVLAAVVRRYGDFDACEDAVQEALLAAARQWPVEGVPAQPRNWLITVAGRRRVESLRTETARRRREEAVWLEPAPEVRGDDELAVLLLCCHPALSVPAQITLTLRAAGGLTTAEIARALLLPESTVGQRVSRAKKRIRDTGARFAMPAPDEFGDRLGAVRHVLYLIFNEGYTASSGERLHRVELTREAIRLTRQLHRWLPEDGEVAGLLALMLLTDARRPARTGPDGALIPLAEQDRGRWDTALINEGVAILTRTLARSLIGPFQLQAAIAAVHDEARRPEATDWPQILLLYGVLHALAPTPMVTLNRIVALSMVDGPAAGLAALDELAGDPVLGPHHRTAAVRAHLLEMAGAAAEAREQYRTAARLTLSRPEQRYLEARAARIVVPGL from the coding sequence ATGGGAGTTCTGACCGGGCTGCCGGACCTGCTGCGTGAGTTGACCCCGCAGGTCCTGGCCGCGGTGGTGCGCCGCTACGGCGACTTCGACGCGTGCGAGGACGCGGTTCAGGAGGCGCTGCTGGCGGCCGCGCGGCAGTGGCCGGTGGAGGGCGTCCCGGCGCAGCCGCGGAACTGGCTGATCACCGTGGCGGGCCGCCGCCGGGTCGAGTCGCTGCGTACCGAGACGGCGCGGCGGCGGCGCGAGGAGGCGGTGTGGCTCGAGCCGGCGCCGGAGGTCCGCGGTGACGACGAGCTCGCGGTGCTGCTGCTCTGCTGCCATCCCGCGCTTTCCGTTCCGGCGCAGATCACGCTCACTCTGCGGGCGGCCGGCGGGCTCACCACCGCCGAGATCGCCCGCGCGCTGCTGCTGCCGGAGTCCACGGTGGGCCAGCGGGTCAGCCGTGCCAAGAAGCGTATCCGGGACACCGGCGCGCGGTTCGCGATGCCCGCGCCGGACGAGTTCGGCGACCGTCTCGGCGCGGTCCGCCACGTGCTCTATCTGATCTTCAACGAGGGCTACACCGCGAGTTCCGGCGAGCGGCTGCACCGGGTGGAGCTGACCCGCGAGGCGATCCGGCTGACCCGCCAGTTGCACCGGTGGCTTCCGGAGGACGGCGAGGTGGCCGGTCTGCTGGCCTTGATGCTGCTCACCGACGCGCGACGGCCCGCACGGACGGGTCCGGACGGCGCGCTGATCCCGCTCGCCGAGCAGGACCGCGGACGCTGGGACACGGCGCTGATCAACGAGGGCGTGGCGATTCTCACCCGTACCCTCGCACGGTCTTTGATCGGACCCTTTCAACTGCAGGCCGCGATCGCGGCGGTGCACGACGAGGCGAGGCGGCCCGAGGCCACCGATTGGCCCCAGATCCTTCTCCTGTACGGGGTATTGCACGCGCTCGCACCCACCCCGATGGTGACGCTGAACCGGATCGTCGCACTGTCCATGGTCGACGGCCCGGCCGCGGGGCTCGCCGCCCTGGACGAGCTGGCCGGTGATCCGGTGCTGGGCCCGCACCACCGGACCGCCGCGGTGCGGGCGCACCTGCTGGAGATGGCCGGTGCGGCGGCTGAGGCACGGGAGCAGTACCGGACGGCGGCGCGGCTCACCCTGAGCCGTCCGGAACAGCGCTATCTCGAGGCGCGGGCGGCGCGGATTGTCGTACCCGGGCTTTAG
- a CDS encoding Bax inhibitor-1/YccA family protein, whose translation MDETYAYRPARLATRDHGHILFAQTMAYVAGTTGLFALGAYLGRNLPTGAAFLAYLASFAALIAMQFTVRRSRQTTVALLAAFGLLMGVAIAPTLVYYASTDPQALWQAGSATALFVAAFGAAGYATRRDLSALARICFWALVALLVFGIVLIFVNIPYGSLVYSVLGLVIFAGFIMIDFQRLRRSSDVDVAPLLAASIFLDILNVFLFFLRIFRGSR comes from the coding sequence GTGGACGAGACCTACGCGTACCGCCCGGCCCGGCTCGCCACCCGGGATCACGGGCACATCCTGTTCGCACAGACGATGGCCTACGTCGCCGGGACGACCGGGTTGTTCGCGCTCGGGGCGTACCTGGGCCGGAATCTGCCCACCGGCGCCGCGTTCCTCGCCTACCTCGCCTCGTTTGCCGCCCTGATCGCGATGCAGTTCACCGTGCGCCGGTCACGGCAGACGACTGTCGCGCTGCTCGCCGCGTTCGGGCTGCTGATGGGCGTGGCGATCGCGCCGACGCTCGTCTACTACGCGAGCACCGACCCGCAGGCGCTCTGGCAGGCCGGTTCGGCGACGGCGCTGTTCGTGGCCGCGTTCGGCGCCGCCGGGTACGCCACCCGCCGCGACCTGAGCGCGCTGGCCCGGATCTGTTTCTGGGCGCTGGTGGCGCTGCTCGTCTTCGGCATCGTGCTGATCTTCGTGAACATCCCGTACGGGTCGCTGGTCTACTCGGTGCTCGGGCTGGTGATCTTCGCGGGCTTCATCATGATCGATTTTCAGCGGCTGCGGCGCTCCTCGGACGTCGACGTGGCGCCGCTGCTGGCGGCCTCGATCTTCCTCGACATCCTCAACGTGTTCCTCTTCTTCCTGCGCATCTTCCGCGGCAGCCGGTGA
- a CDS encoding TetR/AcrR family transcriptional regulator: protein MPKIVNHDQRRAEIVEAYLTVVARDGLPAATSRAIAAELGVGVGTLWHYFDGFDAVAAGAYQRIVDRTNGRIASATAGRRGLDALYAMFREILPLQKETFDEAYVVVGFWGRLAANDRIAATWLDVGVHWGELMRRHLGEAVDDGTLRPETPIDQVIGVLQAIAAGQQVHAVMGKALADPAHRLDMVTYCLRPWQ from the coding sequence ATGCCCAAGATCGTGAACCACGACCAGCGGCGCGCCGAGATCGTCGAGGCGTACCTGACGGTGGTCGCCCGCGACGGGCTGCCCGCGGCCACCAGCCGCGCCATCGCGGCCGAGCTCGGCGTCGGTGTCGGCACGCTCTGGCACTACTTCGACGGCTTCGACGCGGTCGCGGCCGGCGCCTATCAGCGCATCGTCGACCGTACGAACGGCCGGATCGCGTCCGCCACCGCCGGTCGGCGCGGGCTGGACGCGCTCTACGCGATGTTCCGGGAGATCCTGCCGCTGCAGAAGGAGACCTTCGACGAGGCCTACGTGGTCGTCGGCTTCTGGGGGCGGCTCGCCGCCAACGACCGGATCGCGGCCACCTGGCTCGACGTCGGCGTCCACTGGGGCGAGCTGATGCGCCGGCACCTGGGCGAGGCGGTCGACGACGGTACGCTGCGCCCGGAGACCCCGATCGATCAGGTGATCGGGGTGCTGCAGGCCATCGCCGCGGGTCAGCAGGTGCACGCCGTGATGGGCAAGGCCCTCGCGGACCCCGCCCATCGACTCGACATGGTCACCTACTGCCTGCGGCCCTGGCAGTGA